A portion of the Propionispora hippei DSM 15287 genome contains these proteins:
- a CDS encoding flavodoxin family protein: MKITAFNGSPRAEQSTTNIIVQKFLEGAKLAGAEVDNVFLINKNINHCTGCFSCWFKTPGQCVFNDDMKELLEKYMSSDIICFATPVYSWNMTAALKNFVDRLIPLRHPVTTKNDGHYDMELRVKFPEAIVISNCGFPGVKNFETIKEVFKSCNPALEIYRNCGTLLRTRDPEIKTVVDEYLEYVKKAGFELVTSNQVSDNTKCKLQMEISSPEEYVKMMNI; the protein is encoded by the coding sequence ATGAAAATAACAGCGTTTAATGGAAGTCCCCGCGCAGAGCAGAGTACCACCAATATTATCGTTCAGAAATTTTTAGAAGGTGCTAAATTAGCAGGTGCGGAAGTGGATAATGTATTTTTGATTAATAAAAATATTAATCATTGTACAGGATGTTTTTCATGTTGGTTTAAAACGCCAGGACAATGTGTTTTTAATGATGATATGAAAGAGCTGCTTGAAAAGTATATGTCATCAGATATCATTTGCTTTGCCACGCCTGTTTACAGTTGGAATATGACTGCTGCTCTGAAAAATTTTGTAGATCGCCTCATTCCTTTAAGACATCCTGTAACGACAAAGAATGATGGTCATTATGATATGGAGCTTAGAGTAAAGTTCCCCGAGGCAATTGTCATTTCAAATTGTGGCTTTCCAGGAGTAAAAAATTTTGAAACTATAAAAGAAGTCTTCAAGTCTTGTAATCCAGCATTAGAGATTTATAGGAATTGTGGTACTTTGCTAAGAACTCGCGACCCTGAAATAAAAACTGTCGTAGATGAATATTTAGAATATGTAAAAAAGGCTGGTTTTGAGCTTGTTACCAGCAATCAAGTATCTGACAATACGAAATGTAAACTTCAAATGGAAATTAGTAGTCCTGAAGAGTACGTGAAAATGATGAATATATAA